A region from the bacterium genome encodes:
- a CDS encoding cytochrome c3 family protein: MAAGVSLGASRAFSAAHPALSAGEGCVTARCHARLLEPARGARAASTHQPVADGDCASCHDLGLSGGGSHFVKGAPAGDESPAGAQPWDVALCTGCHGEALAAKDAPAGATGFMDGKRNLHAHHVQAARGPRCLPCHAPHAAAQPLLLRLRIPGRGTVLIPQEFRAEQGGGWCRTGCHAPKAYRR, from the coding sequence GGCCGGGGTCTCTCTTGGCGCCTCGCGGGCGTTCAGCGCGGCGCACCCGGCGCTCTCCGCGGGCGAGGGGTGCGTGACGGCACGCTGCCATGCACGGCTGCTCGAGCCGGCACGGGGTGCGCGCGCGGCCTCGACCCACCAGCCGGTCGCCGACGGGGACTGCGCGTCCTGCCACGACCTGGGTCTGTCGGGCGGCGGGTCGCACTTCGTGAAGGGGGCGCCGGCGGGCGACGAGAGCCCGGCGGGCGCGCAACCCTGGGACGTGGCCCTGTGCACCGGGTGCCACGGCGAGGCCCTCGCCGCGAAGGACGCGCCGGCGGGCGCGACGGGCTTCATGGACGGGAAGCGCAACCTCCACGCGCACCATGTCCAGGCGGCGCGCGGCCCGCGCTGCCTCCCGTGTCACGCGCCGCACGCCGCCGCGCAGCCCCTCTTGCTGCGCCTGCGGATCCCCGGGCGCGGCACCGTGCTCATCCCCCAGGAGTTCCGCGCGGAACAGGGCGGCGGCTGGTGCCGCACCGGCTGCCACGCCCCGAAGGCGTACCGGCGCTGA